One Anthonomus grandis grandis chromosome 12, icAntGran1.3, whole genome shotgun sequence DNA window includes the following coding sequences:
- the LOC126742835 gene encoding uncharacterized protein LOC126742835 produces MKDESTSSSNFEAIDQSSGKPLDENKTTAVDASEETITAFLGKENESIVRNTPKTIQNQNEEKPVKLEGRRLVDIQYFLDCVKNLNNHEPKFGCTLSNMNVIKEVRNGYVSIFKLKCDICRGTYDLQTTARNPNQDAVLGVMMIGAGYSALAQLSTCLETPFPSQRTYRIQEDILGETFETISLKSMRQAGEMEKKLAIEAGDLSPDGVPMITVVADGSWAKRSYRSNYNSLSGAAAIIGCRTKQVLFIGIKNKYCTICQLSKNQGHNQMPKRHKCFKNFEGSSTSIEGDILKEGFLHSLEHHGLIYHKLIADGDSNFLKKILDAHPYKNVIVKKIECRNHLLQNYSRKIRDLGKDVNAGPLVLRKQISKEQLRLRYAVTKAIEHRKNEGVPMLEKIKLLRQDIDNSISHVFGEHKLCAELGYFCHEQYKPSGSILSYILKNDRPIRQII; encoded by the exons ATGAAGGACGAATCTACGTCATCAAGTAATTTTGAGGCTATAGATCAATCAAGTGGCAAACCTCTAGACGagaat aagacTACAGCAGTTGACGCTAGCGAAGAAACAATAACAGCATTTCTTGGTAAAGAAAATGAAAGTATTGTACGAAATACCCCTAAAACAATTCAGAACCAAAATGAG gaaaaacctGTTAAATTAGAGGGAAGAAGATTAGTGGATATTCAATATTTCTTGGATTGtgtgaaaaatctaaataaccACGAGCCAAAGTTTGGGTGCACCTTAAGCAACATGAATGTCATAAAAGAAGTTAGAAATGGATATGTGTCAATATTTAAGCTCAAGTGTGATATTTGTAGAGGAACATACGATCTGCAAACGACAGCCAGAAACCCGAATCAAGATGCTGTTCTGGGGGTGATGATGATAGGGGCAGGTTACAGTGCTCTAGCGCAGCTTTCAACATGCTTAGAAACTCCTTTTCCATCTCAACGGACATATCGAATTCAGGAAGATATTCTTGGAGAAACTTTTGAAACAATTTCTTTGAAATCTATGAGACAAGCTGGTGAGATGGAAaagaaattagctatagaagcAGGTGATCTCTCACCTGATGGGGTTCCTATGATTACTGTCGTAGCGGATGGATCTTGGGCCAAAAGATCATATAGATCCAATTACAATTCTCTTTCAGGAGCTGCAGCAATTATAGGCTGTAGAACTAAACAG gtcctttttattggcataaaaaacaaatattgtacAATTTGCCAACTCTCAAAAAATCAAGGACACAATCAGATGCCTAAAAGGcataaatgctttaaaaactTTGAAGGTTCTTCAACGAGCATAGAAggcgatattttaaaagaaggatTTCTCCATAGTTTAGAGCATCATGGATTAATCTACCATAAATTAATAGCTGACGGAGACagcaattttctgaaaaaaattttagatgctCATccatataaaaatgtcattgtgaaaaaaattgagTGCAGAAATCACCTTCTACAAAATTACTCCCGGAAAATTCGAGATTTAGGTAAAGACGTCAATGCTGGGCCATTAGTTCTTCGGAAGCAAATAAGC aaagaaCAGCTAAGATTACGATATGCAGTTACAAAAGCTATCGAACATAGAAAAAATGAGGGTGTTCCGatgttagaaaaaataaagttgttaagACAAGACATAGACAATTCTATTAGCCACGTTTTTGGAGAACACAAACTTTGTGCAGAATTGGGATATTTCTGTCATGAGCAATATAAACCCAGTGGTAGCATATTATCTTATATACTTAAAAATGACAG ACCTATACGACAAATTATATAG